A genomic segment from Desulfurispirillum indicum S5 encodes:
- the gloA gene encoding lactoylglutathione lyase, with product MRFLHTMIRVGNLEKSLDFYTNILGMRLLRKEDYPEGKFTLAFVGFGSEAENTVLELTHNWDTSSYEMGSGFGHIAIGVEDVYAACEKIRAKGGKIIREAGPMKHGTTILAFVEDPDGYKVELLGLK from the coding sequence ATGCGATTTCTGCACACCATGATTCGGGTCGGCAACCTGGAAAAGTCCCTGGACTTCTACACGAATATCCTCGGTATGCGGCTGCTGCGCAAAGAAGACTACCCCGAAGGCAAGTTCACCCTGGCCTTTGTGGGATTTGGCAGCGAGGCGGAGAACACGGTTCTGGAACTGACCCATAACTGGGATACCTCATCCTATGAGATGGGCAGCGGATTTGGCCATATCGCCATCGGTGTGGAAGACGTGTATGCCGCCTGCGAGAAAATCCGCGCCAAAGGCGGCAAAATAATACGCGAAGCCGGCCCCATGAAGCACGGCACCACCATCCTGGCCTTTGTGGAAGACCCCGATGGCTACAAAGTTGAACTGCTGGGCCTGAAGTAA
- a CDS encoding DUF1622 domain-containing protein: MVMDTIVLIKDIIYYIISFIGIAVVLWAVLEATIKFLRVELVWRHDLKRFSYETRIIRERLGIHLIFSLDIFVGADIIKTVGAPTMESVIILLVIVSIRIALSYFLAKEIERNKEMMKELDERYRDNESNAK, translated from the coding sequence ATGGTCATGGACACCATCGTTCTCATCAAAGACATCATCTACTACATCATCAGTTTCATTGGCATCGCCGTGGTGCTGTGGGCCGTCCTGGAAGCCACTATCAAGTTTCTGCGGGTCGAGCTGGTATGGCGTCACGATCTCAAGCGCTTTTCCTATGAAACGCGCATTATTCGCGAGCGCCTTGGAATACATCTGATTTTCAGCCTCGATATCTTTGTGGGTGCCGATATTATTAAGACCGTTGGCGCCCCCACCATGGAAAGTGTGATTATTCTGCTGGTCATCGTCAGTATCCGCATCGCCCTGAGCTATTTCCTTGCCAAGGAGATTGAGCGCAATAAAGAGATGATGAAGGAGCTGGATGAGCGCTATCGCGATAATGAAAGTAATGCGAAGTAG
- a CDS encoding MFS transporter codes for MFPKQDIYRLLINHEEEARACRDLPESACREVPRNFFLQLISQVMASLGDLLINPKTVLAWLLGAVGAPGLVAWLVPVRESGSMVPQIVIGAWMRRRPVRKFFWVAGSLGQALCVLGMAASVWLLSGLWAGLSILACLVAFSLARGFCSVAQKDVLGKTIPKGRRGRLTGIATTVSGLLVVLFSLLLFRDQGEPSLTFYLTLLVVAAVLWILAGWLFACIDEQPGETGGGVNALGEAFGNLRLVRDDLLFRRFVIARGLLLSSALVAPYLVVLAQQQSPGAWLLGVFMVASSLGSAVSALIWGLMADQSSRRVMLWGGIMASAVSLLVGAVSLGAQEPSALVWFYPAAFLVLSIAHAGIRLGRKTYLVDMAGGNKRTDYTAVSNTLIGVLLLVMGGLTALVSLLSVSAVVIFLGVMGVLGTLMTAQLREV; via the coding sequence TTGTTTCCCAAACAGGATATATACCGGCTGCTGATAAACCACGAGGAGGAGGCTCGCGCCTGTCGTGATCTTCCCGAGAGCGCCTGTCGTGAGGTGCCTCGCAACTTCTTTCTGCAGCTGATCAGTCAGGTGATGGCGTCCCTGGGTGATCTGTTGATCAATCCCAAAACCGTGCTGGCCTGGTTGCTGGGCGCGGTGGGTGCTCCAGGGCTGGTGGCCTGGCTGGTGCCGGTGCGGGAGTCGGGCTCCATGGTTCCCCAGATTGTGATTGGTGCCTGGATGCGGCGCAGACCGGTGCGCAAGTTTTTCTGGGTGGCGGGGAGTCTGGGGCAGGCCCTCTGTGTGCTGGGTATGGCTGCCAGTGTGTGGCTGCTCAGTGGTCTGTGGGCCGGTCTGTCCATTCTGGCCTGTCTGGTGGCTTTTTCCCTGGCGAGGGGCTTCTGTTCGGTGGCCCAGAAGGATGTGCTGGGCAAGACCATTCCCAAAGGGCGGCGGGGCCGTCTGACGGGGATCGCCACCACGGTCAGCGGACTTTTGGTTGTTCTTTTCAGCCTGCTGCTCTTTCGTGATCAGGGGGAGCCGTCTCTGACGTTTTACCTGACCTTGCTGGTGGTGGCGGCGGTTCTGTGGATACTGGCTGGTTGGCTCTTTGCCTGTATTGATGAACAGCCGGGGGAGACGGGCGGGGGAGTGAACGCCCTGGGGGAGGCTTTCGGAAATCTGCGCCTGGTGCGCGACGACCTGCTTTTTCGACGTTTTGTCATCGCCCGTGGCCTGCTGCTCAGCTCGGCTCTGGTGGCACCCTACCTGGTGGTGCTGGCCCAGCAGCAGAGTCCGGGGGCCTGGCTGCTGGGGGTGTTCATGGTGGCCAGTAGTCTGGGGAGCGCGGTCAGTGCTCTGATCTGGGGCCTGATGGCCGATCAGTCGAGCCGTCGCGTGATGCTGTGGGGCGGGATCATGGCCAGTGCTGTCAGCCTGCTGGTGGGTGCCGTGAGCCTGGGGGCGCAGGAGCCTTCGGCACTGGTGTGGTTCTATCCGGCGGCCTTTCTGGTGCTCAGTATCGCCCATGCTGGTATCCGGCTGGGGCGCAAGACCTACCTGGTGGATATGGCCGGTGGCAACAAGCGCACTGATTACACGGCGGTCAGCAACACTTTGATTGGTGTCCTGCTGCTGGTGATGGGTGGGTTGACGGCGCTGGTTTCCCTGCTTTCGGTCAGTGCGGTGGTGATTTTCCTTGGGGTGATGGGCGTGCTGGGGACCCTCATGACAGCGCAGCTTCGGGAGGTATAG